The following proteins are encoded in a genomic region of Puniceicoccus vermicola:
- a CDS encoding efflux RND transporter permease subunit, which translates to MSLPRFSVNRPVFTTMACLIVVVLGLVSFRQLKIDLLPSIELPTVSVRTSFEGASPEVMERTVTQIVEEIVATTPGVEEITSTSSEGQSRVTVTFEWGTDVDQAALDLQATLEDEVSELPDDIVRPRVNKFDIDSFPVVLIGISSRLDPVELTQLVEDQLRYRFTRIPGVAQADLWGGFDREIRVEVDPDRLRAQGISLNAVLDAIERANLDLPAGKIEEGRYEVTLRAPAEFKDLEEIRQTVIGTPDGSFVRIGQIAEVSDTFSKLTRNIRINGERGIRIAIRKKAGANTVEVARQILDEIDELNESFPQIKIIPVINQGNFIQRSIENVGRSVLYGGGLAILVLLFFLRNFRSTIIISLAIPISILATFTLIYFLGFTINLMTLGGLALGVGMMVDSSIVVLENIFRRREEEGETRHVAAAEGTMEVATAIVASTITTLVIFLPVVFVQGVSGVLFRDLASVIVFALVCSLLVSLSLVPMLSSRFLRSRVEEAERRKGWVARMVSASEKGLGWLESHYKGCLGGVLRHRWGVLVVSLLLLGASLFLAPFLGTEFLPSSDEGEVRVTGEMEVGTRLELVDQQTRKMEEIVFGAVPEKVSSVVSVSEGEGSIRISLTPASERDRSNVEIAEDLRQRLEGQIPGMEIRTRAPQGQFLLDRLLGGDEGLTVEIRGFDFQVLAALGRAVEDAVEGVEGITDVTRSITEGIPQQEIYIDRERVADLGLSIEDVTSLIRTAIAGSDAGEFRREGNSFRIFVQLEDAEHRSIEEVLDLTLATPDGDEVALRSVVDTTSNRGPQEITRKDQQRIARVSLNVAGKDLGSVAAEVEERLATIPLPNGFDLNVAGSFEEQQESFRELVIALMLAVLLVYMVLACQYESFINPLVVMFSVPMAAIGVLLTLFLTGTTLNLQSGIGCIMLGGIVVNNAILLVDQAGQLQNEGMPINAAVLEAGRRRLRPILMTTCTTVLGLFPLALGIGEGADAQAPLARAVVGGLVGSTVITLFLVPAVYSLFHRGGKSA; encoded by the coding sequence ATGAGTCTTCCCCGCTTTAGCGTCAATCGTCCGGTCTTTACCACGATGGCTTGCCTCATCGTGGTGGTGTTGGGGCTGGTTTCCTTCCGGCAGCTGAAGATCGATCTCCTGCCGAGCATCGAGTTGCCGACGGTCAGTGTCAGAACCAGTTTCGAAGGCGCGAGCCCGGAGGTGATGGAGCGAACGGTGACTCAGATCGTGGAGGAAATCGTGGCGACGACGCCAGGGGTTGAAGAAATCACTTCGACTTCCAGCGAAGGGCAGAGTCGGGTGACGGTGACCTTCGAGTGGGGGACCGACGTCGATCAGGCGGCCCTCGATTTGCAGGCGACCTTGGAGGATGAGGTCAGCGAGTTGCCGGACGACATCGTCCGACCCCGGGTGAACAAATTCGATATCGACTCCTTTCCGGTTGTCTTGATCGGGATCTCCAGTCGTCTCGATCCGGTGGAATTGACGCAACTGGTGGAGGACCAGCTGCGGTATCGATTTACCCGAATTCCCGGCGTCGCTCAGGCCGACCTCTGGGGAGGGTTTGATCGCGAGATCCGAGTCGAAGTCGATCCGGACAGACTCCGGGCCCAGGGGATTTCTCTAAACGCGGTTCTCGATGCCATTGAGCGGGCAAACCTCGATCTCCCGGCCGGAAAGATCGAGGAAGGGCGCTATGAAGTGACCTTGAGGGCTCCGGCCGAGTTTAAGGATTTGGAAGAAATCCGGCAAACCGTGATCGGCACGCCCGACGGGAGTTTCGTCCGGATCGGGCAGATCGCGGAAGTGAGCGACACCTTCAGCAAACTCACGCGAAACATTCGGATTAACGGGGAGCGGGGTATCCGGATTGCCATCCGGAAAAAGGCCGGGGCAAACACGGTGGAAGTCGCCCGCCAAATCCTTGATGAGATTGACGAACTCAACGAATCCTTCCCGCAGATCAAAATCATCCCGGTCATCAATCAGGGGAACTTCATTCAGCGTTCGATCGAGAATGTGGGGCGATCCGTTCTCTACGGGGGAGGATTGGCGATCCTCGTTCTTCTCTTTTTCCTTCGAAACTTCCGGAGTACGATCATCATTTCGCTCGCGATCCCCATCTCCATTCTCGCGACCTTTACCCTGATCTATTTTCTCGGGTTTACGATCAACTTGATGACTCTAGGAGGGCTGGCCCTCGGGGTGGGGATGATGGTCGATAGTTCGATCGTGGTCCTGGAGAACATCTTCCGCCGACGCGAGGAGGAGGGGGAGACCCGGCATGTGGCGGCGGCAGAGGGGACGATGGAAGTGGCCACGGCGATCGTCGCGAGCACGATCACGACTCTGGTCATCTTTCTCCCGGTCGTTTTTGTCCAAGGAGTTTCAGGGGTTCTTTTTCGGGACCTTGCTTCGGTCATCGTCTTTGCTCTCGTCTGTTCTTTGCTCGTTTCCCTGAGTCTGGTGCCGATGCTTTCCTCCCGGTTCCTCCGCAGTCGCGTGGAAGAAGCCGAGCGGCGGAAGGGATGGGTCGCGCGGATGGTCTCGGCTTCGGAAAAAGGATTGGGGTGGCTGGAGAGTCACTACAAAGGTTGCCTTGGCGGTGTCTTGCGTCATCGCTGGGGGGTGCTGGTGGTATCACTGCTCCTCCTCGGCGCCTCGCTATTTCTGGCACCTTTTCTCGGCACGGAGTTTCTCCCCTCAAGCGATGAGGGGGAGGTGCGAGTAACGGGTGAGATGGAGGTGGGCACTCGGCTGGAGCTGGTCGATCAACAGACTCGGAAGATGGAGGAGATCGTTTTCGGGGCGGTTCCGGAGAAGGTTTCCTCGGTGGTCAGCGTCAGTGAAGGCGAAGGGAGTATCCGAATTTCGCTGACTCCCGCGAGCGAAAGGGATCGGTCGAATGTCGAGATCGCGGAAGATTTGCGACAGCGGTTGGAGGGGCAGATCCCCGGTATGGAAATCCGTACCCGGGCTCCGCAGGGACAGTTCCTGCTCGACCGCCTGCTCGGTGGCGATGAAGGACTGACCGTGGAGATTCGCGGTTTCGACTTTCAAGTTTTAGCGGCCTTGGGGAGAGCTGTCGAAGACGCGGTAGAGGGAGTTGAGGGAATCACCGACGTCACCCGAAGCATCACCGAGGGGATTCCTCAACAGGAAATCTACATCGACCGGGAGAGGGTCGCGGACCTCGGTCTGAGCATCGAAGATGTGACCAGCCTGATTCGTACCGCCATTGCCGGGTCGGATGCCGGTGAGTTCCGTAGGGAGGGCAACTCCTTTCGGATTTTTGTTCAACTCGAGGACGCTGAGCATCGCAGCATCGAGGAAGTTTTGGACCTTACCCTTGCCACGCCGGATGGTGACGAAGTGGCCCTTCGCAGTGTGGTGGACACGACCTCGAACCGCGGTCCACAGGAAATCACTCGGAAAGATCAACAACGCATCGCCCGGGTCAGCTTGAACGTTGCGGGCAAGGATCTAGGGTCGGTCGCGGCTGAGGTCGAAGAGCGTCTCGCTACGATTCCCTTGCCCAATGGGTTCGATCTGAATGTCGCGGGTAGTTTCGAAGAGCAGCAAGAATCGTTTCGCGAGTTGGTGATCGCCCTGATGTTGGCCGTCTTGCTCGTTTACATGGTTTTGGCCTGTCAGTATGAATCCTTCATCAATCCCCTGGTGGTTATGTTCTCGGTGCCGATGGCCGCGATCGGCGTCCTTCTGACTCTCTTTTTGACTGGGACCACCCTCAACCTTCAATCCGGAATCGGCTGCATCATGCTGGGTGGGATCGTTGTCAATAATGCCATCCTTCTGGTCGACCAAGCCGGGCAATTGCAAAACGAGGGCATGCCGATCAATGCGGCGGTCCTCGAAGCCGGACGACGACGGCTTCGACCGATCTTGATGACCACTTGCACAACGGTCCTCGGACTTTTTCCGTTGGCTTTGGGAATCGGGGAGGGGGCCGATGCTCAAGCGCCGCTAGCTCGGGCCGTCGTAGGCGGACTCGTCGGCTCGACGGTCATCACCCTTTTCCTCGTTCCCGCTGTCTATTCGCTTTTTCACCGGGGAGGAAAGTCTGCATGA
- a CDS encoding TolC family protein, producing the protein MSSRKFMGNAALVFAGIFFLSGCASVDEWSVFEPDYSEKLAKETDREKPVETEEWIAPENLPTKVVRDGEEVYEVSVEEAVFLALQNNPELRVQTLNPVIAGAFVQIERGVFDPELYALFEYQEENLIEASRSTEEEFSVDGSSRAAEVGIRQRLPTGTDLELAAVQEQSVSNRTPEQNEARLGLTVTQSLLKGFGPVVNLASIQLAEWDSLISQYELWGYGEALIADVEIAYWRWVLARREIAIFEQSFAVAELQRDEIEQRIELGALPENDAAAVRAEVALRRRDLIDAQSALEESRLRLARMILPDGFVLQGGDVLPTSEPQLEEPPPLENIDERIQLALESRPDLREAELRLDQARLETIVSRNGLLPRLDFFLSLGKTGYASSFSDSFRNLDGDTYDWSIGGEFSYPLGNRAGRGEQLAARATRDQALQSIRNLRRVIRTDVLLAANELERTRRQIGATAATVELQRQSVEAEKERLEVGIGTSLQLSQVQRDLLEAEIERVRAIVQYRIAQVELYLAEGSLLERRGIVLSPRFGAGR; encoded by the coding sequence ATGAGTTCGCGCAAGTTTATGGGAAACGCCGCGCTGGTTTTTGCGGGAATCTTCTTTTTGAGTGGGTGTGCTTCGGTCGACGAGTGGTCGGTCTTTGAGCCGGATTACTCCGAGAAATTGGCCAAAGAGACCGATCGGGAGAAACCGGTCGAGACCGAGGAGTGGATCGCGCCGGAGAACCTGCCGACGAAGGTCGTTCGGGACGGAGAAGAGGTTTACGAGGTATCAGTGGAGGAAGCGGTTTTTCTTGCCCTCCAGAACAATCCGGAGCTGCGGGTGCAGACTCTCAATCCCGTCATTGCCGGGGCCTTTGTCCAGATCGAGCGCGGAGTCTTTGATCCGGAGTTGTATGCGCTCTTCGAATATCAGGAAGAGAACCTCATTGAAGCCTCGCGCTCGACGGAGGAAGAATTTTCCGTGGATGGCAGTTCACGTGCCGCCGAAGTCGGTATCCGGCAACGTCTTCCGACGGGAACGGATCTTGAGCTTGCCGCCGTGCAGGAGCAGTCGGTCTCCAATCGCACCCCGGAACAGAACGAAGCACGGCTCGGGCTGACGGTAACTCAGTCCCTGTTGAAAGGTTTCGGTCCGGTGGTGAACCTGGCCTCGATTCAGCTGGCCGAGTGGGATTCTCTGATCAGCCAGTATGAACTTTGGGGATACGGAGAAGCATTGATTGCCGATGTCGAGATTGCCTACTGGCGATGGGTTCTTGCTCGGCGGGAGATTGCGATTTTCGAACAATCCTTTGCCGTGGCCGAGCTGCAACGGGATGAAATCGAGCAGCGGATTGAGCTTGGAGCTCTTCCGGAGAACGATGCCGCTGCCGTGAGGGCGGAGGTGGCCCTGCGCCGACGGGATTTGATTGATGCGCAAAGCGCGTTGGAAGAGAGTCGCCTTCGACTTGCCCGCATGATCCTACCCGATGGATTTGTTCTTCAGGGGGGAGACGTCCTTCCCACCTCGGAACCGCAGTTGGAGGAACCCCCTCCGCTTGAGAACATTGATGAGCGCATTCAACTCGCGCTGGAGAGCCGTCCGGATTTGCGGGAAGCCGAATTGAGATTGGACCAAGCTCGATTGGAAACCATCGTTTCTCGAAACGGTCTTCTTCCCCGATTGGATTTCTTTCTCTCGCTCGGCAAAACCGGATACGCCTCCAGTTTCAGCGATTCCTTCCGGAACTTGGATGGCGATACTTACGATTGGTCCATCGGTGGCGAGTTCAGCTATCCCCTCGGGAACCGAGCCGGTAGGGGAGAGCAACTGGCAGCACGGGCCACCCGCGATCAAGCGTTGCAGTCCATCCGGAACCTAAGACGAGTGATTCGCACCGATGTTCTCCTCGCCGCGAATGAACTGGAGCGCACCCGCCGTCAAATCGGGGCCACGGCCGCGACCGTGGAGTTGCAGCGGCAATCGGTCGAAGCGGAGAAAGAGCGCCTCGAGGTGGGGATTGGAACCTCCTTGCAGCTCTCCCAAGTGCAGCGTGATCTGCTGGAAGCCGAGATCGAGCGAGTCCGTGCAATCGTCCAATACCGCATTGCTCAAGTGGAACTGTATCTGGCCGAGGGCTCGTTGCTCGAACGACGCGGTATCGTTCTCTCGCCGAGGTTTGGGGCGGGTCGATAG
- a CDS encoding efflux RND transporter periplasmic adaptor subunit, protein MSFARQLSFLSGTFLGSLSFLLLALGCGADADSTGKERPPAPVEVAEIEIGRIELRRELSGSLWPSADFYAAPRIAGQVKELKVRVSDTVKKGDVVALLDDGDLVQSVRQAEADLMVAKANLREAEARMEIAGKESERASQLRDRGISSDAQVDTTRAERLSAEAGLAVAEAQIARAEAQLEAAQIDLGETRVRAEWTGGEGDRVVAERMVDEGDAVSSGESMFRVVDLDPLLGVVRVTERDYPSIKRGDSVTLRTDAFTGESFMGKVSRIAPVFSEESRQARVEFEVANPDGRLKPGMFVRASLVLGVREDATIVPDLAIVRRNDENGVFRLGNDRETVYWQPVEIGIREGDRVEIIADDISGEVVTLGQQLVNDGSRVRVTDLEAVGVSR, encoded by the coding sequence ATGAGCTTTGCCCGTCAGCTATCCTTTCTCTCCGGAACATTCCTAGGGTCTCTTTCTTTCCTCTTGCTAGCACTTGGGTGTGGGGCGGATGCGGACTCGACGGGCAAGGAGCGACCTCCGGCACCGGTTGAAGTGGCCGAGATCGAAATCGGCCGGATCGAGCTGAGGCGCGAGTTGAGTGGAAGTCTCTGGCCTTCAGCAGATTTTTATGCGGCCCCTCGAATTGCCGGCCAAGTGAAGGAATTGAAGGTGCGGGTCTCCGATACGGTGAAGAAGGGTGATGTGGTCGCTCTTCTCGACGATGGGGATCTGGTGCAATCCGTTCGTCAGGCGGAGGCCGATTTGATGGTGGCGAAAGCGAATCTTCGGGAAGCCGAAGCGCGGATGGAGATTGCTGGGAAGGAAAGCGAGCGCGCGAGTCAGTTGCGGGATCGAGGGATTTCTTCGGATGCGCAGGTCGACACGACGCGGGCCGAGCGCCTTTCGGCAGAGGCTGGGCTTGCCGTGGCCGAGGCGCAGATCGCTCGAGCGGAAGCGCAGCTGGAGGCCGCGCAGATCGATCTGGGGGAAACCCGCGTTCGGGCGGAGTGGACCGGTGGCGAGGGAGATCGGGTCGTGGCCGAGCGCATGGTCGACGAGGGGGATGCCGTGTCCTCGGGTGAATCGATGTTTCGGGTAGTCGATCTGGATCCGTTGCTGGGCGTCGTTCGAGTGACCGAGCGCGACTATCCAAGCATCAAACGTGGAGACTCAGTGACCCTTCGCACAGATGCCTTCACCGGTGAGTCGTTTATGGGGAAGGTCTCTCGGATCGCTCCGGTTTTTTCCGAAGAGTCGCGTCAGGCTCGAGTGGAGTTCGAAGTCGCGAATCCGGATGGACGCCTGAAGCCTGGGATGTTTGTCCGGGCATCACTCGTTCTCGGCGTGCGGGAGGATGCGACAATCGTCCCAGACCTGGCGATTGTCCGGCGCAACGATGAGAATGGCGTGTTCCGGCTCGGGAACGACCGCGAAACGGTTTATTGGCAGCCAGTGGAGATCGGCATCCGCGAGGGAGATCGTGTCGAGATCATTGCCGATGACATCTCGGGTGAGGTGGTGACCCTGGGACAACAACTGGTGAATGACGGCTCGCGGGTGCGGGTTACGGACCTGGAGGCGGTTGGCGTTTCCCGATGA